In one Streptomyces sp. T12 genomic region, the following are encoded:
- a CDS encoding fatty acyl-AMP ligase: MVRSLVDLLTTHASHHPDRTAYRYLVTGDCDGEIQEISYGRLAERARAVAAWLQERGLTGSRAMLLYPPGPEFICGYLGCLAAGVVAVPGVPPQGRAQNHRALTRMKRLIADADAKVILGGREVITALSGMVEHLPDLADITLVVTEDIPDEAAASWREPDLTADSVAFLQYTSGSTSAPRGVMVTHGNLLDNERVITERMGHTPDVIAQYGHEMFVSWLPVYHDMGLIGPVLNTVYLGVTATLFSPLHFLQQPRRWLTAIDRYRPHTSGGPNFAYELCLKHAGPELLDGLDLSSWKVAFNGAEPVRAATLRRFTDTFAPAGFRREALYPCYGLAEATLMVTGSTVTTPPTLLRASETGPHAGQADAAAVSSGRPGPDVTVAIADPERHEELPEGEVGEIWVRGASVAKGYWRNALATRETFRATLTGHEGRFLRTGDLGFLRDGELFVTGRLKDLIVIDGRNHYPQDLELTAEMAHPALRPGCTAAFSVDGGDAGSGSDVSSFNGSEVSSFGEQPVIVAEIAPDAAGEAEKIIDVVRSAIGDAHGLAVRDVVLVRPGTIPKTSSGKIQRHASRAAYLDGVLAVIDAPALS, translated from the coding sequence ATGGTTCGTTCCCTGGTCGATCTGCTGACCACGCACGCCTCGCACCATCCCGACCGAACCGCCTACCGCTACCTCGTCACCGGTGACTGCGACGGCGAGATCCAGGAGATCTCGTACGGCCGTCTCGCCGAACGGGCCCGGGCCGTCGCGGCCTGGCTGCAGGAGCGTGGACTGACCGGCAGTCGCGCCATGCTGCTCTACCCGCCCGGCCCGGAGTTCATCTGCGGCTATCTCGGCTGCCTCGCGGCCGGTGTCGTCGCCGTACCGGGTGTCCCGCCGCAAGGCCGCGCGCAGAACCACCGTGCCCTGACCCGGATGAAGCGGCTCATCGCCGACGCCGACGCCAAGGTGATCCTGGGCGGCCGCGAGGTGATCACGGCCCTGTCCGGCATGGTGGAGCACCTGCCCGACCTGGCCGACATCACCCTCGTCGTCACCGAGGACATCCCCGACGAGGCGGCCGCCTCCTGGCGCGAGCCGGACCTCACCGCCGACTCGGTGGCCTTCCTCCAGTACACCTCCGGCTCCACCTCCGCCCCGCGCGGCGTGATGGTCACCCACGGAAACCTGCTGGACAACGAGCGGGTCATCACCGAGCGCATGGGCCACACGCCGGACGTCATCGCGCAGTACGGCCACGAGATGTTCGTCAGCTGGCTGCCCGTGTACCACGACATGGGTCTCATAGGCCCCGTCCTCAACACGGTCTACCTGGGCGTGACCGCCACCCTCTTCTCCCCGCTGCACTTCCTCCAGCAGCCCCGACGCTGGCTGACCGCGATCGACCGCTACCGCCCGCACACGAGCGGCGGCCCCAACTTCGCCTACGAGCTCTGCCTCAAGCACGCCGGTCCCGAACTCCTCGACGGCCTCGACCTCAGCAGCTGGAAGGTCGCCTTCAACGGCGCCGAACCGGTCCGCGCCGCCACCCTGCGACGCTTCACCGACACCTTCGCCCCGGCCGGCTTCCGCCGCGAGGCCCTCTACCCCTGCTACGGCCTGGCCGAGGCCACCCTGATGGTCACCGGCAGCACGGTCACCACCCCGCCCACCCTGCTCCGGGCCTCCGAAACGGGCCCGCACGCCGGCCAGGCCGACGCTGCGGCCGTCAGCTCCGGACGCCCCGGCCCCGACGTCACCGTCGCCATCGCCGACCCCGAACGGCACGAGGAACTGCCCGAGGGCGAGGTCGGCGAGATCTGGGTGCGCGGCGCGAGCGTCGCCAAGGGCTACTGGCGCAACGCCCTCGCCACCCGCGAGACCTTCCGCGCCACCCTGACCGGCCACGAAGGCCGCTTCCTGCGCACCGGCGACCTCGGATTCCTGCGCGACGGCGAGCTGTTCGTCACCGGCCGCCTCAAGGACCTCATCGTCATCGACGGACGCAACCACTACCCGCAGGACCTGGAGCTGACCGCCGAGATGGCCCACCCGGCCCTGCGGCCCGGCTGCACCGCCGCGTTTTCTGTCGACGGGGGAGACGCGGGAAGCGGGTCAGACGTGAGCTCGTTCAACGGGTCGGAGGTGAGCTCGTTCGGCGAACAGCCCGTCATCGTCGCCGAGATCGCCCCTGACGCGGCGGGCGAGGCGGAGAAGATCATCGACGTCGTGCGCAGTGCGATCGGCGACGCCCACGGTCTGGCGGTGCGTGACGTCGTCCTGGTCCGGCCCGGCACCATCCCCAAGACGTCCAGCGGCAAGATCCAGCGCCATGCCTCCCGGGCGGCCTACCTGGACGGCGTCCTCGCCGTGATCGACGCGCCCGCCCTGAGCTGA
- a CDS encoding ATP-binding protein, translated as MIEIPDLATGGLAVGMLSALALGGGLLRAQRQQARQRAEIDALRRQLEGALEAFTAEVEHLATQRVPAAARQLAHPHLAVPGPLHPQTARAPLGLALEHVLAGLHTELAAQHTRIDAAAQAGMRGATREIQAGLYRLQDSLRGLQQKYDDPELTQTLFQLDHENEQSLRRAQVAAVVCGAWVGLAREESHLVDAVTGGQARLAGYHRVRVHNHLAAGTGLVSHAVEPVAIIVAELLDNALRHSAPDTDVVVNLEHVHHGACVTVDDAGLGMTQDERARAQRLVAGSEPILLTELGDPPRMGLAAIGQLTRQFDLSVDVSSPSPYGGVRAVLRVDSHLLSRIDPDERPPAASAPRSTRPAARDEDAVDSRDEASGGSPDKTSDGPSGETSAVSRGEASSTSHGYGAEHDDDTSGAVSGHHAPRDSGGLPQRRRRTTPAAAASDVPAPRPAVRRPERAAAALGALQAGTAAARSAADESTGGASTAVPEAAHAAPQRAEAAANDTDQTDHEGGTAR; from the coding sequence ATGATCGAAATACCGGACCTGGCGACCGGCGGCCTCGCCGTCGGCATGCTGTCCGCACTCGCCCTGGGCGGCGGGCTGCTGCGCGCACAGCGGCAACAGGCCAGGCAGCGTGCCGAGATCGACGCGTTGCGCCGCCAACTCGAAGGAGCGCTGGAGGCGTTCACGGCCGAGGTCGAGCATCTTGCGACGCAGCGCGTCCCGGCCGCCGCCCGGCAGCTGGCGCATCCCCACCTCGCCGTGCCGGGTCCGCTGCATCCGCAGACGGCGAGGGCACCACTGGGCCTCGCGCTGGAGCATGTGCTCGCCGGGCTGCACACCGAGCTGGCCGCGCAGCACACCCGGATCGACGCGGCCGCACAGGCCGGTATGCGCGGGGCGACGCGCGAGATCCAGGCGGGACTGTACCGGCTGCAGGACTCGTTGCGCGGGCTCCAACAGAAGTACGACGACCCGGAGTTGACGCAGACCCTGTTCCAGCTCGACCACGAGAACGAGCAGTCGCTGCGGCGGGCGCAGGTCGCCGCCGTGGTGTGCGGGGCCTGGGTCGGGCTGGCCCGCGAGGAGTCGCATCTGGTGGACGCGGTGACCGGCGGTCAGGCCCGGCTCGCGGGCTACCACCGGGTCCGGGTCCACAATCACCTGGCGGCGGGGACCGGGCTCGTGTCGCACGCCGTCGAGCCGGTCGCGATCATCGTCGCCGAACTCCTCGACAACGCCCTGCGGCACTCCGCACCCGACACGGATGTCGTGGTCAACCTGGAGCACGTGCATCACGGCGCCTGCGTCACGGTCGACGACGCGGGTCTGGGCATGACCCAGGACGAACGCGCCCGCGCGCAGCGGTTGGTGGCGGGTTCCGAGCCGATTCTCCTCACCGAGCTCGGCGATCCGCCGCGCATGGGGCTCGCCGCGATCGGGCAGCTGACCCGGCAGTTCGACCTGAGCGTGGATGTGTCGTCGCCGTCGCCGTACGGCGGGGTGCGGGCGGTACTGCGGGTCGACAGCCATCTGCTCAGCCGTATCGACCCCGACGAGCGACCGCCCGCGGCGAGCGCGCCGCGCTCCACCCGCCCGGCCGCCCGGGACGAGGACGCCGTCGACTCACGGGACGAGGCATCCGGCGGCTCCCCGGACAAGACGTCCGACGGCCCCTCAGGCGAGACGTCCGCCGTCTCCCGAGGTGAGGCGTCCAGCACCTCGCACGGATACGGGGCCGAGCACGACGACGACACCTCCGGCGCCGTATCCGGGCATCACGCTCCGCGGGACTCCGGTGGTCTGCCGCAGCGCCGACGCCGTACGACGCCGGCCGCCGCGGCGAGTGACGTGCCCGCGCCGCGGCCCGCGGTGCGCCGCCCGGAGCGGGCCGCCGCCGCGCTGGGTGCGCTGCAGGCCGGTACCGCCGCCGCGCGGTCCGCGGCCGACGAGAGCACCGGCGGCGCCTCCACCGCCGTACCGGAAGCCGCGCACGCGGCGCCACAGCGCGCCGAAGCCGCGGCGAACGACACCGATCAGACCGACCATGAAGGGGGAACGGCTCGATGA